From Microbacterium invictum, the proteins below share one genomic window:
- a CDS encoding response regulator, translated as MTEAIRVIVVDDESLVRAALRVFFESAEGFDVVGEAQNGAEAISLARAVRPDVVLMDVQMPTMDGIEATRRLTREFPGIKIVALTTFSTERVIVPMLSAGASGFLVKDTSPDRILDAARLAHDGGYVLSPRVAQALVTSIQDHELPAPRELGRDEGLTEREMEVVVLLAQGMSNAEIASAMFVSEATVKSHLGRITTKWGVRDRIQVLIRAAQLHLVTIA; from the coding sequence GTGACGGAAGCGATTCGCGTGATTGTCGTCGACGACGAGTCGCTGGTCCGGGCGGCACTGCGGGTGTTCTTCGAGTCCGCGGAGGGGTTCGACGTCGTCGGTGAAGCCCAGAACGGCGCCGAGGCCATCTCGCTGGCTCGCGCGGTCCGGCCGGATGTCGTGCTCATGGACGTGCAGATGCCGACGATGGACGGCATCGAAGCCACGCGCCGGCTGACGCGGGAGTTCCCCGGGATCAAGATCGTCGCGCTCACCACGTTCTCGACCGAACGGGTGATCGTTCCCATGCTCAGCGCGGGGGCTTCGGGCTTCCTCGTCAAAGACACCTCACCCGACCGGATCCTCGATGCCGCACGCCTCGCCCACGACGGTGGGTACGTGCTGTCGCCACGCGTCGCACAGGCGCTCGTGACCTCCATTCAGGACCACGAGCTTCCCGCACCGCGTGAACTGGGTCGGGATGAGGGCCTCACCGAGCGTGAGATGGAGGTGGTCGTGCTGCTCGCCCAGGGGATGTCGAATGCGGAGATCGCTTCGGCGATGTTCGTCTCGGAGGCGACGGTCAAGTCGCATCTCGGGCGGATCACGACCAAGTGGGGCGTGCGAGACCGCATCCAGGTGCTGATCCGCGCCGCGCAGCTGCACCTCGTGACGATCGCGTAG